DNA sequence from the Amycolatopsis sp. Hca4 genome:
GGCACCGCGACAACGGCGGCGGCTCGCTGCAAAAACCCTGAACCCTTCACAGGTTCCCCCTCGGGTGAGTTGGTCACTTGCCGTCCAGCCTGTCGGCCACCATCGACCACCCGTTACGGGTTTTTGCTTTTCGCACAGGAAGATAGGGGTTCCGTGCGCGGATTTTGACAAAGATCCCGGTCAGCGGGGCACGACGGTGCGGCCGTTCGCGTCACCTTCGACGAGTGCGCGGTAGGCCTCGGCGACCACGGCGACGGGTGTCCCCCGGCGGCCGTCCTCGCCCATCGCCTCGAGGGTCTCGCTGATCCAGCCGGGGCTCACGACGTTGATCCGCAGGCCTGCCGGCAATTCGGCGGCGGCCGACCGGACGAAGGCCTCGAGCCCGGCGTTGACGAGCGCGCCGAGCCCACTGCCCGGGATCGGCTCGGCGAACGTCCCGCCGGTGAGCGTGACCGAGCCCGCGGCGGGCAGGTGCCGCACGGCGCGCCGGGCGAGCGCGACCTGGCCGAGCAGCTTGCCCCGCAGGTCGTCGAGCACCTGCCCGTCGGTCAGCTCGGCGAGCGGGCGCAACGGGACGTTGGCGGCGCAGCACACGACGGCGTCCGGGGCGGTCCCGAAGAGCGCGTCGAGCGACGCGGGGTCGGCCAGGTCCGCGGCGAGAGGGGAAGTCCGGGAGACGGGCACGACCTCGTGGCGCGGTTCGAGGGCGGCGGTCACGGCTCGGCCGACGAGCCCGGTGGCGCCCAGCAGGAGGATCTTCACGTCCCGACGCTAACGGCCACGGCAACCGCGTTTCGGCGGCCGCGAAAAAATCTCCCGCACCCGTGTCCGGTCCGCCGCGCCGGCTCCGACCCCTGGGCAAACAGCCCCACGGACAAGGAGCGGACATGGAGAAGCCGGCCGGACGGCGGGAGTGGCTGGGACTGGCGGTGCTCGTGCTGCCCACCCTGCTCGTCGCGATGGACATGACGTCGCTGTTCCTCGCGTTGCCGCAGCTCAGCGCGGATCTCGGGGCCAGTGGCACCGAGCAGCTGTGGATCACCGACAGCTACGGCTTCGTCGTCGCCGGGTTCGTCATCACCATGGGGACCCTCGGCGACCGGATCGGACGGCGGCGGCTGCTGCTCGCCGGGGGTGGGGCCTTCGGGCTGCTGTCGATCGTCGCCGCGTTCTCGACCGGGCCGGTCATGCTCATCCTCGTGCGCGGGGCGCTCGGCGTGGCCGGGGCGACGCTGATGCCGTCGACGCTCGCCCTGATCACCAGCATGTTCCGCGACGACAAGCAGCGTGGGCGGGCCGTCTCGATCTGGGCCACCTGCCAGTTCGCCGGCGGTGCGGCCGGCCCGGTGTTCGCCGGTTTCCTGCTGCAGCACTTCTCCTGGGGCTCGGTATTCCTGGTCGCCGTCCCGGCGGTGGTCGTGCTGCTCATCGCGGGCCCGTTCCTGCTGCCGGAGTTCCGCGCGCCGGCGTCCGGGCGGCTGGACCTGCCCGGCGTGGCGCTCTCGCTGACCGCCGTGCTGCTCATCGTGTTCGGCCTCAAGCAGCTGGCCACCGGCTCGCTGCTGCTGCCGCTCGCCGCGATCGCCACCGGGACGCTGCTGGGCACCGTCTTCACCCGCCGCCAGCTGACCACGGCGGCGCCGCTGCTGGACCTGCGGCTGTTCCGGAACCGCCCGTTCACTGCGGTGCTGGTGGCGCTGGTGTTCGCCGGGGTCGCGATGGCCGGCGTCGGCCTGCTGGTGACGCAGTACCTGCAGAGTGTCCTCGGTCACTCCCCGCTCGTGTCGGCCCTGCTGTTCGCGCCGATGGGCCTCGGCGTGGCCGCGGGCACGATGACGGCGCCGTCCCTGACCCGGTTCACGACCCCGGCCACGGCGATCGCGGGCGGCCTGGCCGTGTCGGCGGCGGGCGGCCTCCTGCTGGCGGTCACCGACGGCCTGGTGCCGGTCGTGCTCGGCATCACGGTGCTGACGCTGGGCACGGGCCCGCTGTTCGCGCTGGGCATCGGCCTGGTGCTGGGCGCGGTCCCGCCGGAGCGCGCGGGCTCGGCGGCATCGAT
Encoded proteins:
- a CDS encoding MFS transporter; amino-acid sequence: MEKPAGRREWLGLAVLVLPTLLVAMDMTSLFLALPQLSADLGASGTEQLWITDSYGFVVAGFVITMGTLGDRIGRRRLLLAGGGAFGLLSIVAAFSTGPVMLILVRGALGVAGATLMPSTLALITSMFRDDKQRGRAVSIWATCQFAGGAAGPVFAGFLLQHFSWGSVFLVAVPAVVVLLIAGPFLLPEFRAPASGRLDLPGVALSLTAVLLIVFGLKQLATGSLLLPLAAIATGTLLGTVFTRRQLTTAAPLLDLRLFRNRPFTAVLVALVFAGVAMAGVGLLVTQYLQSVLGHSPLVSALLFAPMGLGVAAGTMTAPSLTRFTTPATAIAGGLAVSAAGGLLLAVTDGLVPVVLGITVLTLGTGPLFALGIGLVLGAVPPERAGSAASMADTGNYLGGSLGLALIGLTASAVYRGAFPAGTTLAVDVTRPEVAEQAKAAFTTALNVTGVIAAVLFAGLALLVTTMRRTAAAAPEPVTAA
- a CDS encoding short chain dehydrogenase, coding for MKILLLGATGLVGRAVTAALEPRHEVVPVSRTSPLAADLADPASLDALFGTAPDAVVCCAANVPLRPLAELTDGQVLDDLRGKLLGQVALARRAVRHLPAAGSVTLTGGTFAEPIPGSGLGALVNAGLEAFVRSAAAELPAGLRINVVSPGWISETLEAMGEDGRRGTPVAVVAEAYRALVEGDANGRTVVPR